Proteins from a genomic interval of Magnetococcales bacterium:
- a CDS encoding YcjX family protein — MVIPPFSLTPPSWTTLWSGTRKVMEDALLLAMDQTVRLAVTGLNQSGKTVFITTLIHQLLQGHRSKRLPLFGVVETGRFQGAKVIEQPNLDISTFGYDRFMLALNGSPPAWPQATDGLSEIRLAIRYRPKKVVQKYLQPLATLYLDIIDYPGEWLLDLPMLDLSFAAWSAETLVLCEQEPRLTLAREWRHALASINPSAPADEEVIRQVSKLFTRFLRRCKEPDVGLHFLQPGRFLIPGDLLDTPLLAFCPLPTPAKGTYPSGSLYATMEQRYLLYRDRVVRSFYKKHFSRFDRQIVLVDPMRALNKGFGSFSDMEKTLQSILSSFNYGPAGLLRRLFKPRIDKLLFAASKVDHVAANQHHNLERLLEHLVAIPTNNALFHGVQVKAMTLASVRCTQTVVQEHDGRRLSFVQGIPKGRSEEILLFPGEIPETIPDPADWDAERFRFLEFEPRGTGNSRDGTLPHIRVDQALEFLLGDKLC, encoded by the coding sequence GTGGTCATCCCCCCCTTTTCCCTGACTCCACCCTCCTGGACAACACTCTGGTCGGGAACCCGCAAGGTGATGGAGGATGCCCTCCTCCTGGCCATGGACCAAACCGTGCGCCTGGCCGTCACTGGCTTGAACCAAAGTGGCAAAACGGTCTTTATCACGACCCTGATCCACCAATTGTTGCAGGGGCATCGGAGCAAACGCCTCCCCCTGTTCGGGGTGGTCGAAACCGGTCGCTTCCAGGGGGCCAAGGTGATCGAACAACCCAACCTGGATATCTCCACCTTTGGTTATGACCGGTTCATGTTGGCCTTAAACGGCTCCCCGCCTGCCTGGCCCCAGGCGACGGATGGACTGAGTGAAATCCGCCTGGCCATCCGCTACCGACCCAAAAAGGTCGTGCAAAAATATTTGCAACCTCTGGCCACCCTCTACCTGGACATCATCGACTATCCTGGCGAATGGCTGTTGGATCTCCCCATGCTGGATCTCTCCTTTGCCGCCTGGTCGGCGGAGACTCTGGTTCTGTGCGAACAGGAGCCCCGTCTCACCCTGGCCCGGGAGTGGCGCCACGCCCTGGCCAGCATCAACCCTTCCGCCCCGGCGGATGAAGAGGTCATCCGTCAGGTCAGCAAGTTGTTTACCCGATTTTTGCGCCGCTGCAAGGAGCCCGATGTCGGGTTGCATTTTTTGCAACCGGGCCGCTTTCTGATCCCGGGAGATCTGCTCGACACCCCTCTGCTGGCCTTCTGTCCGCTGCCAACACCCGCCAAGGGGACATACCCCTCCGGCTCCCTGTATGCCACCATGGAACAACGTTATCTGCTCTACCGGGACCGGGTGGTGCGTTCATTCTACAAAAAACATTTTTCCCGGTTTGATCGGCAAATCGTCCTGGTCGATCCCATGCGGGCCCTCAACAAAGGGTTCGGCAGCTTTTCCGATATGGAAAAAACCCTGCAATCAATCCTGAGCAGCTTCAATTATGGACCCGCCGGTCTCCTGCGCCGCCTGTTCAAGCCGCGTATCGATAAACTGTTATTTGCCGCTTCCAAGGTGGATCACGTAGCGGCCAACCAGCACCACAATCTGGAACGATTGTTGGAGCACCTGGTGGCCATCCCCACCAACAACGCCCTGTTCCATGGCGTACAGGTCAAGGCAATGACCCTGGCCTCCGTGCGATGTACCCAGACAGTCGTCCAGGAACACGATGGGCGCCGGCTCTCTTTTGTCCAGGGTATTCCCAAGGGGCGCAGCGAGGAGATCCTGCTGTTTCCCGGCGAAATCCCGGAGACCATTCCCGATCCCGCCGATTGGGATGCGGAACGGTTCCGTTTCCTGGAGTTTGAGCCCCGAGGCACGGGCAACTCCCGCGACGGCACCCTGCCCCATATCCGCGTGGATCAGGCCCTGGAGTTTTTATTGGGAGACAAACTGTGCTGA